AtgtctttaataaaaaagcatgaAGAGAACAAGAAGAATAAGGACAAGCTTGACAAAAGAGCTGAGAAAGAGCACTCCTCTGGTGACCACAGAGACAAAGATAAAACAAGTTCTGAAAAGAAAGGCAAAGCCCCCGAGAAAACCACTGATCATGGAAAATCTGACcgcaataaagaaaaagaacgGGACAAAGATTCtgacaagaggaaaaaagagaaatcaaaAGAGACCAccccctcttcctcttcctACTCCAATCTAAAGTTGTTATTGGAAGAGAAGAAAGGTTACGTTTGTGAGAACAACAAGGTTGTTTCTTCTAAATCAAAAGAAGAGGCAACCAAGCCTCCAGAGAAAGACAGGGATAGAAGAGAGAGGGACAGGGAGTCTGAAAGGCATCGAGACCATGAGCGGGACCGACACAAGGAAAAGGACAAAGATCGATCCCAGCTGAACAGGGACGGCAAAACAAGTAAGCCGAAACCAAGTGAGGGGGACTCCAAAAGTAAGATTGCACCTATTCTAAAAGATACTCGTCCCAAAGAAAAGAGGTTGGTTAACGACGACCTCATGAAGACCAGCTTTGAACGCATGCTCAGTCTCAAGGACCAGGAAATTGAACAGTGGCACAAGAAGCACTTGGAGAAAATTAAGCAGAAGGAACGCGAGCGGCTAAAGCAGCGTCCAGGAATCGACCCTGGGAAACAGAAaagcaaggaaaaaaataaaacaccctCCTCGTCTAGTGAGCCTTGTGTAACCAAGGAATTGACTCGGTCAAAGAGCTCAGAAGCACCTGATGGGCACCGCGAGAAGGTGTTGAAAGATGCCACCAGTGGAAGAACGCTCTCGCTAGATGCGAAAACCTTCGGGAAGAATGGACCAGTCATAGAAAACAATCTCAGTCGCTCTCCGAGACCAGAGAGTGAAAAATCTGGCGTCATGTCAAGATCCGTATCCATGATCTCTGTGGCAAGCTCAGAAGATTCCTGTCATGCAACCATACTGACACCAAGACCGACCGAATATGATTCTGACATAAACATGGATGCTTCAGATTCCCAGCCACCTTTCCTTCAGTCTTCCCTCGTTGTACAGTCCTCCAGATCGCCTACTGTTCATGATAAAGATACCAGCAGTCTTCCCGAAGCGGCTCTCTGCAATCGAACACCATTATCAAGCAGGCATGCGTCCCCGTGTTTAAGGGCTATTCTGGATGAAGAAACCAAGGCGCCACCAGCTGAAACCAGACTGACAGAAGAGTCTCCGATAATCAGCATTGCGTCACAGCCAAGCAGTGAGCAAGCTACAGTTCATCCAACTGAAATTAGCTTGCTACCTGTTCAGGAGAATCGGAGCAGTCAAAGTCTTACTTGTGCTCTTCCAGAAAGCGAAAGTCTGACTAGCAGTGAAGGTGAAGGCGTCGCCCCTGTTTCTCAGGTTCAGCCTTCATCACACTTGCGAGAGTCTAGTGCTAAAAACCTAAGTACCCTCACACAGGCTAACAGTGCACTTCAGACCCATTTGCAAGAGCAGAGCGGTTCTTGCAATACTAGTAGTCAAGAAGAGCATGCAAGTCTCTGTCAGCTTGAAGTCCCTGGTGCCGGAATGACAGAGGGATCAAACAAGGAGTCTTCACTAGTTGTTACATCGCAAGTTGCATCGTTTCCGTCTTCTCACACACAAAATTTGTCTGAAACCAGTGCACCTTTGAATACTAGTAGCCAGCAGTGGGAAACTGGCCCCGTTTCTAGTAGCGAACAGACATTGATGGCGGATTCTAGTTTGAGACCAGAGCAAAGAGAGAAGCCCTTGGTTGTTTCTGAGAACAAATTGGAAAAGAGTGGTGAAAACATGAGCAAAACAGATTGCACTCCAAGTACGTCTATTGGTTCGTGTAGATCAAACTCTGAAGAAACCTCTAAACCACTGCTGAAAACAACCAGTGCCCAAGAGGATTCAGAAAAGGATGATGCAAGAGTGCAAGATGAAAGTACCTCAAAGTTCTCCAGTGAGCCGTTGGTTACAGTTGATGCTCAACCAGAGAAACACGAGCAAGGCCTTCATGCAGCTTCAGCAACAGCCGTGTCTTGCTGTGCCAGTCCAGAAAGGATCCCCGAGGAGCCCATGGAGGTGTCCGAAGATGTTTCGGACAAGAACCGAAACACAGAAGCGGATGGGGCGAAAGTCTTATCCTCAGATGAAGGCACAACAACCCAAGCTCCGTCTGAAAGCAAAGCTGACATAGAGGCATCAGACCAGCTTGCTGTCGAGGAGAAGTCTATGAAATCAGACCTTCAGGAGAATGTAGAACAGGGTCAAAGCAGTGCTGCTGTTCAACCTGATTATCAAGCAGAGCTTCCCAGTGGTGCAACCTCAGGAAGTTCCTCCCCGATATCAGTCGCGGAGAGAGATTCCGATTCATCCGGGGCCAGAGCCAAAATCCGACTCCTTGAAGACGAAGCTGACATCCAGGTGACCCATCCaaggaaaagaaagatgcaTAGGGTTTCTCCTCCGGCCCAAGTGAGCCTTACAGCTCAGCAGGTCAAAGAAAAGACCCAGCAGTCTTTAGCTGCAATTGTAGATGCACTCAAGCTTGAAGAGATCCAGCCTTACCAGACCGAAAGAGCAAACCCATATTATGAGTACCTGCACATTCGCAAAAAGATCGAGGAGAAGAGGAAAGTACTTTGCAGTGTCATTCCTCAAGCGCCTCAGTACTACGACGAGTATGTGACATTCAATGGGTCCTATCTGCTGGATGGCAACCCTCTCAGCAAGCTCTGCATCCCTACGGTATGCTTGCATTCTGTGAACATAGTGATCGCAACTCATATTTCCTCATATGAGggacaaaaatgctaaaagctTACCATTTTGCTTGCTTTTGTAGATAACGCCACCTCCCTCACTACCTGAACCGCTGAAAGAGATGTTCAAACAGCAAGAGGTGGTGCGGATGAAGCTAAGACTGCAGCACAGCATCGAAAGGGTAAATGGaaaccaaaattatatttacttcaACAGCAATCCCTAGATCAGAGTTTCCCAAATTGAGGGTCACCTAATGGAGGGGGATTTGTgagaaaatgtgtaaaataacaaaaacccTGTTTTTTCATGCACCTGTCAAATTGGAGATTTTgggctttttggtttttcataaagtctttttttcagactaatggaaagaaaacatctaaAAGACACTTAAACGTTCCTTTTATAGCACTTCATCTATTTGTAATCAatagatttaaatgtatatCTCCACTACAATAGTACTTGCACACaacaaactttacatttttattcctgtctatatcctgaaggtttttaaagagggatttgttcaaatatatattgCTTGATAATGCACAACATTAAAAACCCATAATTCCCTATGTAAATACTTTTGCCTCTAATatgtgaaaacaaattaaataagcattttgaAACTGACTTCATTCAGCATTAAGATTTATGTTCTAGACGTGTATGCAAATTAGCCCATTTTCTATAAAATTGACTGCATCATtggcatattttaatatttaaaaaaagttgtaatgCAAATGTTTGCAATTATCAATGTAATCAATCAACTAGGAAAGTAAGGTGataaggtttttattttatttatttatttttttaccctaTTCACTTGCAGTGTCTcgtcttaaaataataatttcacatCTATAATCTTTTAAGATACATTgttcataatatttaatttttacagatACGTAGTAATTAAACACAAtcataaattatgtattatgttataatataaatatattgaaaatgtctgaaatgttATGAAAGAAGCCTTTTGAGCCTGcgtaattaataattatgtttgAAAGCCTCTAAGATcatatgcacaaacacaaactcttTTTACGTTGTTTTTAGCTTCGGCTTGctaggtttttttgtttggtttttttttggttgcagTTAAAATGACTTGAATGACTGAGGCATTTTGCTCTTCCAGGAAAAGCTGATTGTATCCAATGAGCAGGAGGTTTTGAGAGTTCATTACCGTGCTGCAAGAACACTAGCCAATCAGACGCTTCCATTCAGTGCCTGCACAGTCCTATTGGATGCCGAAGTATACAACATGCCCCAGGACGTCCAGGTAAATGGCCACATTATTAGGacctatttttaaatgaaaacaagagaACTTTTAAACTCAAGCAAACGCTGTAACATCGGGTTGATTTAGATATGGCAACATATGATTCATCTTGACTAatctttctcatttttttcaGGGCGATGATGGGAAGACCTCCGTTAGAGATCGGTTCAATGCAAGGCAGTTTATGTCTTGGCTTCAGGATGTGGATGACAAGTTTGACAAGTTGAAGGTACATGAGAAATAGAATTCAAATAGAAATGCAACAAACAAGTAGAATGTGTAGAAATGTCATGGTACTTCGGTTccaaaaaagtatttggacacaTTAGCCAaacttaaaaatacatgaaatttATAGCAACAGATCAGCATTTCTACTGGTTTAATAAAGGTGAAATTAAGTACTTTTTTAGACCAAGTAAAGAgaatttaagtaaaatatttaatgaattatggTTAATATGTTCTCTACATGTCTCTAAATGTATCAAAGTTTGACAATAGAACTTCCAGCGGGCTtctattacataaaaatgtacataaatgaatacattttaaaaaacgttttactGTGCCTTATGATCACATAATAAAGATACATTAACCTCATAAGCAAAATGACAAAGAGGTCCTGTTTTCAGAGAAATTGATACAAAACAGTGAACAAAAATCGACTTAAATGAGAAACAGTTGTCATATATTGCTGACAGATATTTGTTCTTACTTCAATCAaagatatattttgtattaaattctCTGGATTCATTGGAATTCAAtggattttttaatatttcacatttaagaCCTGCAGAACTCTAGTCACCCATTAGGTTAGAAACAAAGATGGCTATTGCACTTCGACATTCTGCCAATGCAATAAATGCGTACGTTAAGTGATCTTCCGCACACGCATGACTTGATTTGAACCTCTGCTCTCCTCAGACGTGTCTCTTGATGCGGCAGCAGCACGAAGCAGCAGCGCTAAACGCCGTTCAGCGTCTGGAGTGGCAGCTGAAGCTCCAGGAGCTGGATCCCGCCACTTACAAGTCGACCAGCATTTTCGAGATTCCCGAGTTCTACATCCCCCTCGTGGAGGTCAACGACGACTTCGACCTGACGCCGATATGACCGGAGTAGCTGGCGGGGCCGCGAGACGTGAGCGTGGGAGAGGGGGGGGCGAAAGCGGGAAGCGCTCGACTCGGGAGGTGTGCGTGCGAGCgtatgctgtgtgtttgtgcgtcgACCGGACGCTTTCCAATAAAAGAAGTTTcaaaaaaaatagataacaCAAACAAGCGCTGCACTTCCAGGCTAGCTGTCATCACCGGTTCAGTCTGCGTTCGCTGTTCTGGTTCCCGGTCCAAACGCGCTTCACCATATGGGCGCCAGATTGGCTCCGACGAGACTGCAGGCCTAAACTAAAACGCACTTAACCCTGAGGTCCACCGCCCAGAACGGTAGACTACGGGTCGACAGAGGAGCGTCGAAAAAACCCAGCCTCCGGAGGGTATAGACCACCgtcgggaaaaaaaaaaagagaggtttTTCTCCTCCGTTAAGAAAGAGATCTCAATCCAACGTGTTTCTACAGTGAGTGTTCATAGATTATGTATAGATTGTGCTCCtcattttttaacttattttatacatactgattgtgcatttgtaaatagccatgtaattattgtttttaacttgtaaaaaatgacagaaaaccGAGAGGACGGAAAAagtttaagtaataataaatattttgattgtaAACTTTGTTTCGTCTAATGTTTAATGGACCAAAGTTGTTTTTACATTGAAGTTCTTcgtcgttgttgttgttattgatgTTTGCTTAACTCTTTAAGCATGTGTTTagagtttcttttcttttctttttcttttttattcctcTTTTACCCCTTTGACATTCATCAAAGCCGATGTTTTTTGACTTGTGATTTCTATAATGTGCATGCTTTCGCAGGTTCGTCCCTTTCTGAAAAGTTGTACCGTGGTGAGGTTTACTGAAGTGGTCCTGGTTCTTTTCTGCCATTGTTGTGTCTGTTAGTAACATCCACTTCTTGCGTGTCGTCCCTTGTGTCTTgcgcacatttaaaaaaaaaaaaaaagaaaaagacaaaaaagaaaaagaaaaagtttgttGTGGTTTCTCAGTGGGGCAAAAAATGCCCttacttttacagttttaatgtgaGATCACAACAAAACCTATTTTTTACAACGTAATGCCTTTTGAACAATGGTTCTAAAAATatgtctattttaatatttacttgttACATGAGGATgtacatatttgtaatatataattgaataaattttATTGGTTGTGAAATCAAAAACTTTTCTCGCTATCCTTTTTTTGTCCATGACTCCTGTTTACACATTTTTCAATCTTAAGACATGTCATTTACTAGTGaatattaatgtttctgaaTAAACGCTCAAAGCAATGGTCATTTTTGGATACAGATGTTGTTTTGTCCAGCAGATGGCAGAGTGAACAGATTAAAGTATTAGTCAACATGAAAGCTCTCCTGAAGAATTAGGTTTTAGCTGTAAGGATGCATGaatattgcattgttttggatttatagaaaatattataatgttatttccTAAATTATATccttattaataatcaaaaatatatacatgttacattaaattgtgtatgtatgcacacacacacacacacacacacacacacacacatatatatatatatatatatatatatatatatatatatatatatatatatatatatatatatatatatatatataatttaatgctaatgatgattattaaagtgaataataaaaataattttgaatttgtatttatatatatatatatatatatatatatatatatatatatgtatatatatatatatatatatatatatatatatatatatatatatatatatatatattagaccaAATCTTCATAACAACTATGACacatgtgtttttgttgagGCCTCTTGattgaaacatttaataatttggcAGATCCTTTTTATTCGCTGAAttacaaatgagaaaaaagcCCAACAGTTTCTAATAACAACATCAGCGTAATCCCCCACTTGCCCGGGCTGGTGGTGTGCCTTTAAAAGCGCGTTTCTTTCCGCTGAGATAGGCGGCAGATGTGACATAGAAGGGGTTTCTTCCTCTAGGGGGCGCTCGGAGGCTCAGAAACGTACTTTCCGTTGTGCTGCATTCATATATCCGACTTTAAGTAATCCTTTCGATTCGTTAATTCAAACTATTCTGAGTCGTGTAAACCTGCACAGGCGACAGTGATTGGCTGAAACCCaattgttattaatatgttattatgCGACTCCATTTGTGCGCCTTTTTCCGGTTTTAGCAGCGCTCTTAATAATCGACGCCTAATAATAACACTAGGTGACTTTGAAAGACATCAAATATATAGCGAACCAAAACGCATTGGGTAGACCAGCGGCTTCCGACTAATCAGAAACAACATCCGGTCCGATGAACCGCGCCCCCTCGAGAACCCGTATGTTATGCTAAGCGCCGCTCTGCTGACTTCTTCCATTTCTATGAATCAAAGCCGCTCATGTTTCTATTCAGAGTAAAAGGAGCCAAGACAAGAGATCCGCATGAGAGAAAGTCAAAAACCAAAGGAAAGTGTTGAGAACGCTTCAAAGTTATACAGTAAGTGCACTTATGGTATTTGCAAACTACATGTAAAGACGTGACGTATGCCAGATGTGTGACGTGATAATCCTTAGTGTTTTTGCGTCATGTTTGCGTTAATAGAGAAACAGCAGCGCGTTTGGACGTCATTGCGTTTTTGTGCCCGTGTTCTTCAGAAAACGGGTGTTCGCGGCGTTTATGCAGAACTTTTTCCTTCGTGCTGTGCATTTTGCGTGAGGAGAGAAGGTTCAACAtgccactgaaaaaaacatctttcagTGTTCTGCATTCCTGATCTGTATTTAATTTGCTCGAACGTGACGTAGCTGCGTTATattgttcaaaaaaacaaaagcaaaaccagGAAACGATGCGTGTTATGCATAAAAGTGCCCGAATCCTGTTTTTaatacacacaagcacacacatgcactgacCTTTTCATTCTCACGAAATCCATTGTGTACACTTAgccaaaaaatgtattcattttattttagtaatttttttatgtttaaaatacgCACACGTCCAAATCTATATTGAAATGAATGACATAAATAAGTTGcatgtacaaaatacaaaaaatatgtaaaaatgcactgttttaTTAGTGCGTACATTAATAAAACGGTGCgttttaatatttgtcatttttctgtGTTGACCGCAGGTGTGTGGAGTTTGGGTCAGGATGCGGCCGGCTCTGTTCCTCTGTCCCGTCCTGATCTCTCTGTTATTTCTTCTGTCTGGACTGACCGTCATCAACGGCTGTAATAAAGCTCTGTGTGCCAGCGACGTCAGCAAATGTCTTCTTCAGGTGAATCTGGTGCTTCTTCTTCTATCATGCCAGCTCAGTTCCCAGTGTTTCCTCTCCTCtggaatgcacttttttttcttcttcatcaaCCATCGTTATCAACAGACGTTCACTCTCAATTCCACACGTCATGGAAAATATCAGGGaatttaaaaaatcaatttgtgtatattttttgctctaaaatattccaacaaatataaatagattttttgggAGTATAAAATCTGTAACTCctaattattcataaaagtcGGTATTTAAGAAGGACTGTAAaagcaccaaacacacacaagtgttTGGTGCTCTGAAACGGTTTGAGTTTGTATTTACACTAGCAGGAAATCCAATCATCATCTTGCAAAGATCCATAGTTTTAGGACTTTTGCAAAATTCCTTTTCGGTAGCTCGAGTTGGACGTGTGGAATATGCTAAAAAAAGCTTGAAAACAGTCCCAGAATGAAACCGAATGAAACATTCCTGAGCGAAACGGGAGAACGGTGCATCTCTTTCCCTCAAGgaatcagaacacacacattttgttcaGGTTCTGGAGAGCAGAACAGCTCTAAGGAACCTAAAGCTCTCTTTCATGTCTGATTGATATCGTGATGTTCTTCTGATGCTTGTGTTGAGAAGCTCTGTGTTTGAGAGCGACTGGGTGTAACTCATGTTATACTGGATCACTTTTTCCCTGGAGCGTAACGACggctggagtgtgtgtgtgtgtgtgtgtgtgtgtgtgtgagtgtgagcgtgagtatgtgtgagtatggagtgtgtgagtatgtgtgagtATGGAGTGTGTGAGTATGGAGTGTGTGAGTATGGAGTGTGTGAGTatggagtgtgtgagtgtgagtgtgtgtgtggagagtgTGAGTATGGAGTGTGTGAGTATGGGTGTGTGAGTATggagtgaggtgtgtgtgtgtgtgtgtgtgtgagtgtgtgtgtgagtctgtgtgtgtgtgtgtgtgtgagtgtgtgtgtgagtgtgtgtgtgtgtgtgtgagtgtgagcgtgagtatgtgtgagtatggagtgtgagtctgtgtgtgagcgtgagtgtgtgtgagcgtgtgtgtgtgcgtgtgtgagcgtgtgtgagtgagtgtgtgtgtgagtgtgtgagtgtgcgcgtacgtgtatgtgtgtgtgtgtgtgagagtgtgtgtgtgcgtacgtgtatgtgtgtgtttgtgtgtgtgtgtgcatgcattttgctcagtgttgatttttaattttaaatttagatgTCTATACCAAAGTACGCTTGGGGAGctttttttacttgattttaTCTTGGAAAgggttttattttcttttattgtttattctgCTTTCCTAAGTAATTTCTATTTTCagtcatctttctttctttggttatatttctctctctcggCTCGATCCGTGTTTGCGTCCCGGTGAGAGGAAGGGAGACTGGGGAATAAATGATGTTTCACACGAGAGACAGAAGAAAAACCTTTTGAGGGAatagatttagattttctgaAGATCATAGGACGCTGTGCGTTTGCTGAGGGTTGCTAGGGAGTTTCTAGTATGTTCCCTGgcggttgccagggtgttgctacaGTGttttggatggttgctaggtCATGTTTAGGGTTTTCTGATGGTTGCTGGCTGATACATTGAAAAAtattgtcacttttatttttttcatgtgattCAATATCAATTTTTAtctcatttaatcatttaattccATTGCATGTTTCCTCAAGTTATTCTTAAGTAGCGCTAatttgttaactgaaataaaaaaaaattagatgaGAAAAcgaatcattaaaattaaaaaaattgtaattatttcattttgaagtgattaaagctttaatttatttcattaaaaatgaaataaattaaataaaagctgaatagaaatatttacacAATTTCATTATGAAAGAACTGAgtaaattacttaaattaatgtgaagacttaaaatacaaaaagcaaatttaatgttaatagatattattattattattattattattaattcataatataatattaattaattgtctaatattaatcaatattataatattatacaattaaaataactaaaagtatCGGGGGgaaaattttgcatttcatttcaatattaaaattaatttaaataaggTTCAGTATAAAACGTGAATGAAACCTGCTGAGTCTTGTATgatattacttaataaaaaaagaaagtaatatgCGTGTTGCTACTGAATGTGGTTTGAAATCTGATTAAAGTTCCtgggaatgtgtgtgtctgtgtctgtgtgagtgtgtgtgagtgtgagtgtgagtgtgagtgtgtgtgtgtgtgtgtgtgtgtgtgtgtgtgtgtgtgtgtgtagatactGTAAGCCGGGCAGTGAGTCGTGTCTCTAGGTGGGGCAGCTGAGGTTGTTTTAGTCACACATGAATGCTTTGTGGGGCAAGGCAGCACACGTCCCGTCCGCTCAGagcactttcacacacacacacacacacacacacacgcacgcacgcttTCTCCTGCTCTCTATTCACTCGCGGCTCATAACAAAATAGTAGTCATTTAGAGGTTCATGTTGCTTTCCGTCCAAAAGTACATTAAAAGAGCAGCGAATGAGATGAATGTGTCTCTGAAGAGGAACCGCCCCGACCTCATTTAGAGGAACGCTCTGTTCTCTCTCAGCTTCGTTGTCACGATAAGTCTGTTCATCAGCACCGCTGAGGCATTAAATGAGCTTAAAAACGAGTCGCCGTGAAGCGTACTTCAGCTAAACTCACTGCattgaaaaacaatattaaagcCGATGTTTTCAATCCAAAcagcaaaatagttttttttcccatgggTTCATATATTCGCTTACTTGCAATTAACTGTGATGAACCTTTTCTTCAGCGACGTGTCGTATTTGCAAGTAAAAAATGACTGATTCAGAGTATTTGGATGAAAGAAGATGTTAACGAATGctttgaataacattttataaaacagcaGTAGCATCCAATGAAGGAAAAAcgtgatgataataataaacaaaatgatacgaaagaataaaatatttagttaaattaattCGCGTGCAGCAGATATTAAAACTCGCGTatttacccaaaaatgtttCTGATTTAATCCATCGAGCGACTACACGTGTAATAAGACTGATTTGGGTTCTAACAGTGCTTTCCTCGCTAGCAGACACTGCAGCGGAGCTGATGAAGGCTGTATTTGGACAGGTCCAGCTAAAGTAAACCCGGCTTTTATGGCTTTTATGTAGCTTGGCGGGATGATTCTCTTAAGGAATGCATGATAATCGCCCTGCGCCGTTCTGTAAAGAAAGAGCCCTGGGAAGGATAGGACGGGGAAATGTCTGGGCTTGTTTCTTTTGGAAGTGTCTGGCCCACGCGTGTTTTCAGGTATCGGCCTTTCTATGCTCACTTTTAATGCGTAACTCTCTGTTTCCTCTCCTGAACTTTCAGTTTTAatgacacgcacacacacacacacatctggaaATTGACCTCTTCCTCGCAACTGCTGGCAAAACACGAAACGCAGAGAGccaaatgtgtgtgtctgtgttctgCTGTTTTCTCTGTAATTATAACTCTAAATGTGTCCCAGGTTTGGGTCAGTCTTTTTcccctctcttcttttttttccagcgtGGAACAGTTCGCAGCCCTGTTTCTTCTCGGCCTGGTGCTGTTTCTCATGTTTAAATGTTCTTTGTCTCTTTGGGTGGTTTCCTTTTTAACTCTTCCAGCCGAAAGATCTTGATGTTCCCTTCAAGACCCGCGTCTCTCCGTAGCACATGTGTTCGGAGATCGTGTTTATGTGAGCTAGACTTCCTCCGCGTCATCTCGTTTTCTCCCCAGTATGTTTACCTTTGGTgatgtatattttgtgtgtgtgtgtgtgtttgtgtgtgtgtgtgtgtgtgtgtgtgtgcagggtcTGTGTCAGTGCCGGCCGTCGGAGGGAAACTGTTCGTGTTGTAAGGAGTGCATGCTGTGTTTGAGCTCTCTGTGGGAGGAGTGCTGCGACTGTGTTGGTGAGATTAAAATCAatacatgatttttattttattattttgattcattggtttattttaatcaatcacaattaaaatgtaaaaaatatatacaaataacatATTATGAAACATTAAATTTAGAACATGTTTTTGGTTTATTGTAGCAACTCTTAAAAGATTTAgtcttaaaaacacaatacGTATATATAtcgaaacattttattttatttttaataattagtttattgtaataaaaatatttttaatataaaagcatgaaatacattatggtgtttgttttaaattaatcaaattaaatggtaaaataaaatattttaatgtgtcgGCTTTTAAAACCTGTCGTAAAACATATTccataataacacaaaaacataatgGATGTGttcgttttaaataaatcaaatcaaattattaaaaatatttattttaatagcttaTTGCCTTGGCACTTAAAacctgttgtgtttattttattttatttttaatacacttaaatttgaataataaaataaatagtctaaataaattataatatgtatCAAAACCTACATACACacgtatatgtgtatgtatatatatataaatatatatgtgtgtgtatatatatatatatatatatatatatatatatttttatatatatatatatatatatatatatattttattatatttatttatttatttatttttttttagacatctGGTTTATATACCACgactgaaatcaaatcaaataaaattatgaattgaAATGacgaaataaatgcatataaaataaaagaaacaaaataagatgAAGTGATTATTAGGATTATTAAGGGTCACACCGAAGCTCAGGTTGTGTGAACCGGTTTGGCTCGTTCCCGGTCCAGCGAGAGCACGTGTAAATATTAGGACAAGTTAGTAGATGACAGGAGAGCTGGTGTACTTTTCTTCTGACAGCAGTATAAAGTGTGAGGTGAGCCGATCCAGACACtctcatctctgtgtgtgtgttactgcttcaaacacacactccaggTCAGTTCAGCACAGGCGATCAG
This window of the Puntigrus tetrazona isolate hp1 unplaced genomic scaffold, ASM1883169v1 S000000846, whole genome shotgun sequence genome carries:
- the ankrd12 gene encoding ankyrin repeat domain-containing protein 12 isoform X2; protein product: MAKPGSDRDGAMVEKTSGKKSKEKISPFAKTPKLDRSEILGKEGKSKSSMKRKLSFTVSPPRNEERDSDTDKDGPDKKKVKKESGAKKSTPVNILFGYPLSERKQMALVMQMTARDNSPDTTPSHPSQSPAVQKKIASSSSSRQKDKVNKRNERGETPLHMAAIRGDVKQVKELIGLGADVNVKDFAGWTPLHEACNLGYYDVAKVLIGAGAEVNTQGLDDDTPLHDASSSGHKDIVKLLLRHGGNAFQANKRGERPVDVADSQELEKLLKGEIPLSEAEESSSESEDPPSVNPSSVDENMEYSDAEKDSDSKSTTVKASSSMSGLDEYEFKDEEEEEDLSKALNDRHILRRELRQKEKEEKERNHYASKQGSKSDQSTPTCKSKKPKASRVYCSSDSSSDEAEVPAERRNSPTRSVSVDGHKMDGRLKKESLTLTPVEQKEKGKQKKKNKSQSKNKENQEVREEGKENSKSLLFSSATVSDNSDKSVREEDSFKMSFSTKDDTSVHLFHLSVVKSPKLNHSQTDKQTTPLKQENAKTCVSIADGSCPGDSIKYNHYTESDFCTEGSSSKSCKHKEKSKHHHKELNLDGDDGSCSPFKDSSLSNSMDSSEAVFRKTDKDGKVVKKHKLKHKEKEKYRKEYEAERNRHRQKEPRKDGHRNMEFDREFWKENFFKSDENDELASKCEMPAGGSPPKSSDSPVKEERGASKNKHLSSSSSKDRRPKEEREKDKSIKKEKKEVPFKEERGKEGKGDEVDERSESLGSGRVPDSSLHSLGVKEEVDDKPVTSSSSDQDQLESPEKISREKNDKRPPTKDRESEKSDKKHADKDKKVKSEHLADKTEPHNSTDRWKEKEKLTNISHSPNDKSHKEGDKLKAMSLIKKHEENKKNKDKLDKRAEKEHSSGDHRDKDKTSSEKKGKAPEKTTDHGKSDRNKEKERDKDSDKRKKEKSKETTPSSSSYSNLKLLLEEKKGYVCENNKVVSSKSKEEATKPPEKDRDRRERDRESERHRDHERDRHKEKDKDRSQLNRDGKTSKPKPSEGDSKSKIAPILKDTRPKEKRLVNDDLMKTSFERMLSLKDQEIEQWHKKHLEKIKQKERERLKQRPGIDPGKQKSKEKNKTPSSSSEPCVTKELTRSKSSEAPDGHREKVLKDATSGRTLSLDAKTFGKNGPVIENNLSRSPRPESEKSGVMSRSVSMISVASSEDSCHATILTPRPTEYDSDINMDASDSQPPFLQSSLVVQSSRSPTVHDKDTSSLPEAALCNRTPLSSRHASPCLRAILDEETKAPPAETRLTEESPIISIASQPSSEQATVHPTEISLLPVQENRSSQSLTCALPESESLTSSEGEGVAPVSQVQPSSHLRESSAKNLSTLTQANSALQTHLQEQSGSCNTSSQEEHASLCQLEVPGAGMTEGSNKESSLVVTSQVASFPSSHTQNLSETSAPLNTSSQQWETGPVSSSEQTLMADSSLRPEQREKPLVVSENKLEKSGENMSKTDCTPSTSIGSCRSNSEETSKPLLKTTSAQEDSEKDDARVQDESTSKFSSEPLVTVDAQPEKHEQGLHAASATAVSCCASPERIPEEPMEVSEDVSDKNRNTEADGAKVLSSDEGTTTQAPSESKADIEASDQLAVEEKSMKSDLQENVEQGQSSAAVQPDYQAELPSGATSGSSSPISVAERDSDSSGARAKIRLLEDEADIQVTHPRKRKMHRVSPPAQVSLTAQQVKEKTQQSLAAIVDALKLEEIQPYQTERANPYYEYLHIRKKIEEKRKVLCSVIPQAPQYYDEYVTFNGSYLLDGNPLSKLCIPTITPPPSLPEPLKEMFKQQEVVRMKLRLQHSIEREKLIVSNEQEVLRVHYRAARTLANQTLPFSACTVLLDAEVYNMPQDVQGDDGKTSVRDRFNARQFMSWLQDVDDKFDKLKTCLLMRQQHEAAALNAVQRLEWQLKLQELDPATYKSTSIFEIPEFYIPLVEVNDDFDLTPI